GTCGGGGGAAATGAGGCAAGGAAGAGTCTAACCCACAGAGGAGTCAAGCAACCCAAGAcccagctctaataccaagttagAGAGTTCATCCTTAAAACCTAGGTGTCAAGGAAagagagttaagaggatcttatactggctTCAAATTGCCCACAGAGGCGATGTGAGACTGGACTCACACCAACATGTATAAAACATAAGATTGCTTTGGTTACAAAACAATATTAAAGATATATAAATCTACATAATATGTAATACATGTATAATACAAATAATATTTCATTTTTGTGATATAACATAACCCTATATTGAACTATATTAGGTCTGTGAATTTTATAAAACTCTTCTTTTTTGTCATCCCTTATCTAATGCAAGGTAATATAAACCCAATGCTCCAATTCACCAGGCACTCAAAGCTTCTAAAGATTTAAGGGTCACTCCCAGCACCACTACTTCCATAGTCCAGTTTATGCAAGCCCAAAGCAGCTCTTTACATATTACCATCATCTCTGATGGCAAAAAATCAAGAGATCTTTTGGAACATCAAACGTCGTGAAACCTGGTTTCACAACTGAACTGATTAGCAAACAAAAGCAGAAACTATCCAGTCAAGTTAATCATGCATGACCCTTTAATGGCCACATTTTGGGTGTTGTGCGCAGAGCCATGTGCTATTGCTGCCATATACTCCATGTACACCTTGGGTTGTTACAAGTGCCTGTGGAATGATCCGCCACCATTCGTTTGTGCAATGAGTTTGTATCAAGCTTCCTCTGAAGCAACCTTTGAATTGCCGAACAAGTCAAGTGGGTATAGTTCAACATTTTCAAGGAGCTCGAAAATGAGGTAGATTTTGAGAGCAGCACCCATATTAGCCTTTGTCTGTTGACCTATTTGAGAGTGTTTCAATTCACACAACAACTTTTTTTTCACTCTTGCAAGTGAaatttatttgatttgtaaatgAGCTTTGTTATAGGTTTCATTTGCAAATGAACAAATGTCTTTGGCTTACTATATACCACGCAGGAGATAATTTTGCATTTTATTTGTTCATAAAATTAGTTagttctttaattttattttttatttttgtttatttgtttaatatAGTTAAGAGTTTTCCTGAGTTAAATGTTAAAAATGAAGCACAATATGGAATATTCGATTCTTTTGTGGGTTTCAAAACTtaatttgttattttaatttatgCTGATTAGGTATTGAGCTGGATGAGAAGCCAGTGGCCAGTGAAGACAGTAGGGCCAATCATCCCATCAATGTACTTGGACAAGAGACTGGAGGATGACAGAGACTACGGCCTCAGCCTCTTCAAGCCAAACCTGGATGCCTGCCAGACTTGGCTGGACCAGAAGCAAGCAGCCTCTGTTGTTTATGTTTCATTTGGAAGCTTAGCTTCCCTGGGAGAGGAGCAGATGGAGGAAATATCACAGGGCCTGAAGAGAAGCAACGCCCACTTCATTTGGGTGGTGAGGGAATCAGAACAGCAGAAGCTTCCCACCAACTTGGTGGAGGAAACTACAGATAAGGGGCTAGTGGTGAACTGGTGCAATCAGCTTCAAGTACTCGCTCATCAGGCGGTGGGGTGCTTCCTCACCCACTGCGGATGGAACTCGACGCTGGAAGCCCTAAGCCTAGGGGTGCCTATGGCAGCAATGCCGCAGTGGACAGATCAGACAACGAATTCTAAGTTCATTGCTGATGTGTGGAAAGTAGGGTTGCGGGTTAAGAGGGACGAGAGTGGGATTGTTCGTGGAGAGGAAATCGCTCTGTGCATAAGGGAAATAATGGAGGGAGAGAGGGGAAATGAGATAAGGAAGAACGCTCACAGGTGGAAAGAACTTGCCAAAGAGGCAGTGGATGAAGGAGGGAGTTCTAATAAGAACATTGAGGAATTTGTTGCAGAACTTGCAGAAGTTGAGGGTGATGCATCATGAGAGACAATCTCCCCCCAATAATAAGAATTTGCTTGTTGGATTTCTGTATTTTGTTTTATCATACAATAATTAACCCACAACACTTCATGCATCAAAATCTCACGACAAAACAATAAATTGCAACTAGAGCAGGCATAAATTTCCCATTTTTGAATTACTTCATGATCAATCTCGCAGAATTTCCTTTACATAGATCGAAGTCACAAAACTTACCATTAGATCTCAATTTTGATCTTTAAGCATACCTTATTTTGCAGCACTAGCAGGAAAATTCCTTGCATAATTATTActgatcaaaaaataaaaaacgatTTTAATATATGAACCATAGAAAAATCACCACCTCTGCACAATGATACCAATGCCTAAAAAAAATTCTGCTGGTAGTAATATAAGTCATGAAGAAATGATTCAGGAGTCAATTCTCAGGGTGCCCAGATCATAATTAGCCAGTAACTGATCGTCGATTCACTAGGAAAAGGTACAAGGCAGtaccaaattaaaaattaaggcATTAGTGGAACACTGTCATTTACATTTTTCTGGGCTTCGGCGGCACTGGCATCCTCTATTCGACTGCCCAGTTTGACGATGTCTTCAACAAGAATTTTCCCATCTGTTGcccctaaaaaaaaataaaaaacagaagtCCTTCAAAATCATAGTTATTTAATAGGGCAGTGTCAATTATCAATAGACAGAACTTAACTAGAAGACCAAAATCTTAGTTCTAATTCACTGACATGATCTAATAGATTTCATCACCAACTGGACCAGCCTCATTTCTTTCTTTTCCATTGAAAAAAGAAGGTGGGGAAGCAAATAGAAAAGggacaaataaaattaaacaaaaaaagtGGGTGCTCTAATTAACCAATGGATACACATTAGAGTCATTAGTGTCAAACGTAACTTTCATTTTATTCCATTTCCATAAAATTGAGTACAAAATATAAAGATATAAGAAACTATTTTAGGAagctattttatgtatatacaaTATTTACGCTACAATCATGTTTGACTCTTGAATGAAGGAATTCCTAAATCTAATATTTCCATAGCTGGCTAATTACGGGActcacgccaacactccccctcaagttggtgtgTAGATATCTCTAACACCTAACTTGTCAAGTGAGTCATTAAAGTTTCTACTGGAAACTGCCTTGGTAAGAACGTCAGCTAACTGATCTTCAGATTTAACGAAAGGGAACTGAATGATCTTCTCTTCCAAGTTCTGTTTGATGAAATGTTGGTCTATCTCCACGTGCTTGGTGTGGTCATGTTGAACTGGGTTGCGAGATATGTCGATGGTAGCTTTGTTATCACAGAATAAATTCATTGCAGAGTCAAGAGGAAAACTGACCTCTGTTAGCAAACCTCTAAGCCAAAGAAGCTCACATAATCCTTTCGCCATGCCTCGAAACTCAGCTTCAATGTTGGATAATGCTACCACCTTATGCTTTTTACTCCTCCATGTAACTAAGTTTCCTCCAAAAAATGTAAAGTAGCTTGAAGTAGACTTTCTATCCAAGATATTCCCAACCCAGTCCGCATCCGTGTACCCTTCAATCTTCAGATGAGCATTCTTGGAGAACATTAGTCCTCTTCCTAGTGATGACTTTAGATAGCAGAGAATTCGAATTACGGCACCCATATGGTCTTCACTCGGATTATGCATAaattggcttaccacacttacggCGTAAGCAATGTCTAGACGAGTGTGAGACAAGTAAATGAGCTTCCCCACTAGTCTTTGATACCTCACCTTATCGGCTGGCACCTGGTCCGAATATTCTCCAAGCGTATGGTTCTGCACAATCGGTGTATCCATAGGTTTACACTCTAGTAATCCCACTTTCGTTAATAAGTCTAGTACGTATTTCCATTGAGAGAGGAATATGCCTTTTCTTGAGCTCGCCACCTCTATTCCCAGAAAATACTTAAGCCCTCCcaagtttttcatttcaaatttagtaGACAATTGTTCTTGTAGCCTCAAGATCTCATCAGCGTCATCTCTCGTAATTATCATATCACCCACATAGACTATTAATGTTGTCACCTTGCTTTGTCGGTGTTTCAGGAAGAGAATATGGTCAGGGTTACTTTGGCGATAGCCATACTTCCTCATAGCTGAACTAAgtcaaccaaaccatgctctcgTTGACTGTTTTAGTCCATACAATGCCCTCTCCAGTTTACAAACAATTTTTTTCCTAGCCGATCATGTATATCCTAGTGGGATATCCATGTATACCTCCACGTCAAGGTTTCCATgaaggaaagcattcttcacgtcGAGTTGATGTAGTGGTTAGTCCAAATTTGCTACAAGAGATAGTAAGACTCTAATGGTATTCAGTTTAGCCACTGGTGAGAAGGTTTCTAAGTAGTTTATGTCATACGTTTAGGTAAAACCCTTCGCCACAAGTCTCACCTTGTATCGGTCAATTAATCCATCAGCCTTGTACTTTATAGAGAACACCCGTTTGCATCCCACTATGTTTTTTCCTTCTAGTAATGGGACCAACTTTACTTTCAGgtattatttttctttaaggCTTCTAGTCCTTCTTGCATTGCTTGCGCCCACTCTAGATCAGATAACGCCTCTTCAGCACTACTGGGAATATGGCAGGAGGATAGTGTTTGAGTGAAAGTCTTGAGCGGCTTGGACAAACCTTGAGTAGATACATAATTTGCAATTGGGTATATGGACTTCCTTCCTTCTTCATCTGGGCTGTATCTGTTCGGCGATTTCCCACGATTGTGTCTAAAAGGCAACACATAACCAGTAGAGGAATCCAAAATATTAGCATGTAAAGGTGAAGCAGGAGTACTTACCTTTGGGACATTCTTAAGAGGAGGAGAGTCTTCGGGTACTGAGGAGTGAGGGGACTAAGGGTAGTCTGTATTTTCTGCTTCTTCATTTTCGGCTTCTTCATTTCCAGGTTCTTCGACTTCGTCATTCCTCAATTCGACATATTCAATCTCTGGTGGTACCTCATGCAGTTCAACCTTTCTATTTCTAGTTCCATGCTCACCTACAGGGGCCATCAACCAATTCGTCTCTTCTACTTGAGTCTCCCCCTGAAGGGAAGAATTGGGTACCAGTGAAGGATAGAAATTCTCAAACTCAAGAAATGTAACGTCCATGGTGATATAGGTTCAATTGGTAGTAAGTTCATAACAATGGAAGCCTTTTTTATGTAAACCATATCCCAAAAATAAGCACTGAACAACACATGGGTCCAATTTGGTACATTGATTCTTGTGGAGGTGGACAAAAGCAACACACCCGAAAATTCTAGGAGGAAGCATCAATATTGAGGGAAGGGATATATGAGTAGAGAGGATTTGTAAGGTggttttaaaatgtaaaattttagaTGGCATACAGTTGATTAAGTACACTGCAGTAGCCACAACATCCCCCCAATGGCAATTCGGCACCATTGCTCCAAGGAGTAGGGCAGGGGATGTTTCCAAAATATGCCAATTTTTCCTCTCGGcgacaccattttgttgtggtgtttaAGAGCATGAGGTCTTATGGAGGAGGCCATGTTGTTGGAAATAGGCCTAAAATCTTTGGTTGAGGAATTCGCCACCATTATCGGAACGAAAGAATTTTTATCTTGGAGGAGAATTGAGTCTGAACCATAGCATGAAATTCTTGAAAAATGGTGAAAACTTTATCTTTGGTTTTTAGCTGATAGAGTCATGTCATTCGAGTACAATCATcgacaaatattacaaaccaacGGTGACCAAAGGAAGTAGGTATCGGGGATggtccccacacatcagagtgTATCAATGCAAACGGAATATTAGTTTTATTCAAGCTAACTAGATAAGAAACTTGTTGGCTTTTAGCTTTGATACATTTATCACATTTAAAGTCCACATTCTgcaaatgtaaaaataaagatGGGAGTAGATGCCGGAGATAGCCGAATGAGGGTGCCCCAAGTGCTTATGCCATAGCCAAATCTGTTGTTCATGGCGACTGGTTTGATGGTGCGTGTGATTTTCTTTGCCTGGATTGAAGTCATCAAGGTAGTacagtcccccccccccctttttcttaGTACCACGTCCAATAATCTCCTTACTGAGAACATCCTAAAGAAGATAAAACGTTGAGTATATCAGCCCAACACAATTAAGCTCTTTAGTAACTTGACTCACAGACATCAATTTGTTGGAGAGAGATGgaataagaagtgtgtgagttagagagagagggagggagacaAGGGCACGGTTCCAACCCATGTGACTGGGTAAGTGGCCCCATTGGCATTGGCAATGCAAGTCGTCCGTGGTTGAGTTGTGTTGGAGAAGTCATTTGGATCAAATGTCATATGATCCGTCGCTCCAGAGTCGATAATCCAGGCACCATCATTCCGAGTAGTAGAGCTGCAAAAAACTTGACCACAATTACCTTGATCTGGGATTGAGGTAGATGGTTTAGCCACGAGAATAAGAGAGAGTTGAGATTCAGCCATGAAAGCCGAGCAAAAACTTGACCACTGCCTGATCAAAAAACAGGAAACCCAAGAtgatactctgataccatgtcaaccGTAACTTTCATTTTATTCAATTTCCATAAAATTGAGTACAAGATATAGAAATACAAGAAACTATATTTTTTGTCTGTACAATATTGATGGCTACAATCATGTTTGATCCTTAAATAAAGAAATTTCTAAATCTAAGATTTCCATAACTGGCTAATTGCGGGACTCACGCCAACAATTAGCATCTACTCAAcaacaaaatatactcactacaatggaggattcaaaACTTCATGTTAAGCTATCATGGGACTCCAATAGATGTATTTCAATTGCTTTTAACAAAAAAGTTCCTTTAACATTGCTTTATTAGTCCATTAATGAGATAACATTAAATGTCCTGTTTTCATAAATGTTGTTCAGATGAGGATAAAATAGACAAGCTCGTTCTTAAAATTGACCATTCTTTGAGGGAAATTGTTGAATAACATTTCCATCAACGCACTAGGAGCCAAAATTTAGGTTCTTATGGAGATTTAATAGATACATTCGATCTGCTCTAAACAGGGAGTTCCAAatgcaaaaattatataaatatatatatatatatatatatatatatatatatatgaatttacaGACAACCTAAAAATcaccaaaattttttcaaaaacctGATCAACAAAAAAAAGCAACCAACCTCTATCTTTGGAAAGATTGCTTATCAGTGGCTGCAGCTACCACCTCCTTAGGAGTCACTTTCCCATCATGATCCCTGCACATACACATCACCTTCTATGTTAACTATTCCGAGGATTAGGGAGTGTCTTTGTAGTGattctaaaaattcaaaaattcaaaaattaaataaattattattaaaaattttaaaattaaaattaataaaataaataaataattaattattaattaaataatataataatataatattataatgataatatatatatatatatatatatatatatatatatatatattataacttgAAGGATCCTAAGATCCTTTAGGCAGAAGAAAAGAACAGAGACAGCGCCCCCACGTCTCCTCTGTcccctctctctcactctcctcaatttcgtctcCGATATTCAGTAGATCGGAAATCCAAAAATACCGTTAGGTTCTATTTGCCGCCATCGACACTTCTACAGGAGcagatctgtcgtgggagcgacgtTGCCATATCTCCTGCGATAAGgccaattttcactcttacctcaatttctcttaaaccatTAGCCCAATTAATGAAGGGAAATCGTCAGGacattcgtggggagattctctacaatctagtcggagCGGGTTTTggaattggagctccggggtaccaatctTAAATCGAggataagtttaataatttaggctttattaggctatttaggataTTCAGAGTCTaagggaattttagggaaagttattttagggattgtgatgagtaatgtagtgaaaggGTTTCATGGATTTTGAATGTCGTGGGACATAGGCCGGGGTGTAAGCgagcttttcaggaattatgtaagggaattaagttaagacaacaattttatgaaatttgaatcaatttaattgttatgttatatataaataattttttatttatttattcatttgggaatttaaaagttattttgaaaaccaaccatttgaaatgaattttacaaacctaagatatatggtatggtatttttgaataaaatgaacggtggaaagtttgtttgtttatatggatatgttaaaaatcgtgtggcaaatgatttaattggtatgaattattgtatatatggatttgggatgttgaaatactgaattgtttttgaaatattgaatagtttaagaaatactggaaatgcttgctaaaatattaaactgtttatgaaatgcagaaGTTTGAAATAACGGTCAGTGGTcgagtattgtttgattggccaagggccaggattattatttggcGGCCGAGGGGCGAGTTTTAATAGGAGCTATATgctggattgtattttgtggccggggcTAGGTGTTTGGAATAATAgggaatatatatgaattaacgttttaaatggtgatttctattatctaaattgcattaaatgctttaggaaccctggggaccagtgtattatgagcacggtactgttgctaggggtttgttatgtggccgtgttcacccacacctgtgctggtgtagggtggccttgtccgatttgcctatgtGAGGTGAATGCAtccccctgggtgagggcaatcagaccaGTAGTTGGAGCTACGTATACTtgcggagtatgttagcagagagtacagatgactactCTCTGGGTGGATCCCTCGGGACATTAGTCCAGCTttcaggccgcacaactcgtgccatgggggaagtaaatggcatgtttgtcacagggagtgtcttatatgcatatctattaatttatgtgaatacgaataattaataagataatttcgagggcttactgagaaaggcgagtgccctagtagcagtaatggtattaaagtagagggaagctacttgtatgggcgggtaatttttcctatcctcgactaattgtgtgtgtgagtgtaaaagaaaaatattttcataaatatgtttatctacttagtaaactggttattttttgtacactaaatgcaagctagccacacactgacattaacttagtcttttccttactgagttgtgtctcacccctactttacaaactgtcttttcaaggAATTCTAGAGATCGAGTCTAGTAGGCAAGAGGAGCTAGGCTAGtaatgtaaattttatgtaggtaatGTGTAgttagagattttatttttgtttaattttataagatgtaattatgtgaaaatggatatatttatgtataaggatatatagaattctggtaatgtaatttgaggattttgtattttattttcgttgcgtatatatgttttatatatgatgaataaggtattaggtaaTGTGTAgttagagattttatttttgtttaattttataagatgtaattatgtgaaaatggatatatttatgtataaggatatatagaattctggtaatgtaatttgaggattttgtattttattttcgttgcgtatatatgttttatatatgatgaataaggtattaggtacacagacgtcactaaagtagcactccgggtccACATGGCGGGTTGGGGTTGTTACAGTCTTTAACAAAAACAACATAATATTTTAGTCCAAATTTCAATATTCTAAGGGATGACGGCcatcaaaaacaaattaaatgtCAAGAATCATGGCATGCATGCACAAGACTAGACTGAGACAAGCCACCCTAGAACAATCACATCAAATGGTGTGAAGGCTTCAATGATGATGGACAAGGCCATGATCCAATCAAGTTAATTCTCAACAAAGAGATCAGCCCAAAGGATATATCACTCCATCTACTAAGATACCCAGATATCGAAAGGTCGTTATTATTTATTAAACCATCTTGAATTTGTACCTATAATAATCCAAGTGTTACTCTCATAGTAGCAACAAAACAGTGACATGATTAATGAACCTAATGATATCGGAAAACTATCCCTAGATTGTCAAGCCTACATGAAATGCACCAAAATTCTTCATGGCAAAAACTACACAAACCATAAGCATCAAAGTTTCCAAAAGACGGTAAG
This genomic stretch from Malania oleifera isolate guangnan ecotype guangnan chromosome 3, ASM2987363v1, whole genome shotgun sequence harbors:
- the LOC131150371 gene encoding mogroside IE synthase-like; amino-acid sequence: MERELKASEIHILVLPYPVQGHLNPMLQFSKRLALKGLRVMLLAAMSISESIPDQAGSVKIQRICDGFDGDGKVDSLVYHERFSVVVPQSLREVVARQNCSNCPFNFLVYDSTLPWALDVAHRLGLDAAPFFTQSAVVSALYYHVHRGTLKMPVEGPTVTVPSMPLLAVSDLPSFIHHMDAYPSILRLVVDQFSNIHDANWTFINTFEQLENEVLSWMRSQWPVKTVGPIIPSMYLDKRLEDDRDYGLSLFKPNLDACQTWLDQKQAASVVYVSFGSLASLGEEQMEEISQGLKRSNAHFIWVVRESEQQKLPTNLVEETTDKGLVVNWCNQLQVLAHQAVGCFLTHCGWNSTLEALSLGVPMAAMPQWTDQTTNSKFIADVWKVGLRVKRDESGIVRGEEIALCIREIMEGERGNEIRKNAHRWKELAKEAVDEGGSSNKNIEEFVAELAEVEGDAS